A stretch of the Diprion similis isolate iyDipSimi1 chromosome 14, iyDipSimi1.1, whole genome shotgun sequence genome encodes the following:
- the LOC124414457 gene encoding uncharacterized protein LOC124414457, which translates to MDQGIPADSPNLVLLFFVTQLFLRELYKSKNLLRIVPMDMTGYYESKAGPSNIGNVISQILLCKPITPNFNEEELCSIQKDSEEINALIKELQEFMPQSEADTGI; encoded by the exons ATGGATCAGGGAATACCAGCCGACAGTCCTAACCTGGTTTTACTCTTTTTCGTGACACAACTCTTCCTCCGGGAATTGTACAAGAGTAAAAACCTGCTGCGAATTGTCCCCATGGACATGACCGGATACTACG AAAGCAAAGCAGGGCCGTCAAATATTGGTAACGTAATATCCCAGATACTTTTGTGCAAACCAATAACCCCAAACTTTAACGAGGAGGAACTGTGCAGTATACAGAAAGACTCTGAAGAAATCAACGCCCTCATTAAAGAGCTGCAAGAATTCATGCCTCAGTCGGAAGCTGACACAGGTATATga
- the LOC124414516 gene encoding protein KRTCAP2 homolog translates to MAVTNGVSFVLSSILTVLLFSGMQIYRGWFASSQLHTVFGGYLGSVLFILILTAIGNLEMTLFGKSFQSKLFPEVAGSLLIAMIASGMVHRVSTTTCFLFSLIALYYINQISQQVYSSGTTVPAASFQSKKRK, encoded by the exons ATGG CTGTGACAAATGGGGTATCGTTTGTTCTGTCGTCGATATTGACTGTGCTGCTATTTTCTGGAATGCAAATCTACAGAGGTTGGTTCGCATCCTCGCAACTCCACACGGTTTTTGGAGGATATCTGGGCTCTGTATTGTTCATATTGATTCTCACGGCGATTGGGAATCTTGAGATGACTTTATTCGGAAAATCATTCCAGTCTAAGCTATTTCCTGAAG TTGCTGGGTCTCTGCTAATCGCCATGATTGCATCTGGAATGGTGCACAGAGTTTCAACTACCActtgtttcttgttttctttaattGCTCTTTATTATATCAACCAAATCTCACAACAAGTTTACTCCAGTGGTACGACTGTTCCTGCAGCATCCTTTCAGTCTAAGAAGCggaagtaa